Proteins from a genomic interval of Actinoalloteichus hymeniacidonis:
- a CDS encoding ChaB family protein, whose translation MPGEKSLPSTLRRSEPKARRTWVKAHDSALKTYGEGRRAQQTAIAAVKHSYEKVGDHWEPKPSKGPSDARAARSPRPGKRGGSRGSAQGVDAKASREHLYQVARKLDIPGRSTMTKPELVSAIERANRRQTARARS comes from the coding sequence ATGCCAGGAGAGAAGAGTCTGCCCAGCACGTTGCGCCGCTCGGAGCCCAAGGCTCGGCGCACCTGGGTGAAGGCCCATGATTCCGCCCTGAAGACCTACGGCGAGGGCAGACGAGCCCAGCAGACCGCCATCGCAGCGGTGAAGCACTCCTACGAGAAGGTCGGCGACCACTGGGAGCCCAAGCCGAGCAAGGGGCCATCGGACGCACGGGCGGCCCGCTCGCCCCGACCCGGTAAGCGAGGCGGATCCCGGGGCAGCGCGCAGGGCGTCGATGCCAAGGCCAGCCGCGAGCACCTCTACCAGGTCGCCCGCAAGCTCGATATCCCCGGCCGGTCGACCATGACCAAGCCAGAGCTGGTGTCCGCCATCGAGCGCGCCAATCGACGCCAGACGGCCAGGGCCCGCTCCTGA
- a CDS encoding aldehyde dehydrogenase family protein yields the protein MPGSVITTTRPVLLEQAAREHLRVHSPIDGALVGLIRISDETEIIDAVRTARATLPAWSGTSATDRGRRIRAAASAVRGVIDELAALQHAETGRPVTYARAGVLAGVEILERYAELGPVHRGRSVLGKQAAVDLTVPEPLGVVAVLTSWNDPVAVSCGLLGAALATGNTVVFKPSERTAHLGLRLAEVVASALPTGVLGVLSGDGRTGARLTAEPGIDLIAHVGSAETGRDIAEVAARAGTAVLLENGGNDALIVDEGVDIGWAAEQTARAAFAETGQRRASVERVYVHRAVAAVFQHRLAAEADRLAAGSGRFAETWPSDDELGPLVDRHSRERVHDQVSEAVAQGAWALAGGRIPRGPGAYYPATVLADCTPQMRVMREETCGPVAALRVVEDFDQALTEAAQDRHGRAATVLTASMSRAQRAWRELPVGTVRVNSVAGAGPGSDVRPRRGFGTGLSFAFGPELLDEMTAMKVVHLGLAVPGERPIKRVVTAMYGGEEEHDA from the coding sequence ATGCCCGGCTCAGTGATCACCACAACCCGACCGGTGCTGCTCGAACAGGCGGCGCGTGAGCATCTGAGAGTCCACAGCCCGATCGACGGTGCGCTGGTCGGGTTGATCCGGATCAGCGATGAGACGGAGATCATCGACGCCGTGCGCACGGCGCGAGCGACGCTGCCTGCATGGTCGGGCACTTCGGCGACGGACCGCGGGCGGCGGATCCGGGCGGCCGCCTCGGCAGTGCGCGGCGTGATCGACGAACTCGCCGCATTGCAGCACGCCGAGACCGGACGTCCGGTGACTTACGCCAGGGCCGGGGTGCTCGCCGGGGTGGAGATCCTGGAGCGCTATGCCGAGCTGGGGCCGGTCCATCGGGGACGCAGCGTGCTGGGGAAGCAGGCTGCGGTGGATCTGACGGTTCCGGAGCCGCTCGGTGTGGTGGCCGTGTTGACCTCGTGGAACGACCCGGTCGCGGTGTCCTGCGGGCTGCTCGGCGCGGCCCTGGCCACCGGCAACACCGTGGTCTTCAAACCGAGTGAGCGCACCGCGCACCTGGGCCTGCGACTGGCTGAGGTGGTGGCCTCGGCACTGCCGACCGGGGTGCTGGGCGTGTTGTCCGGCGATGGACGCACCGGCGCCCGGTTGACCGCCGAGCCCGGTATCGACCTGATCGCCCATGTCGGCTCGGCCGAGACCGGCCGCGACATCGCCGAGGTGGCTGCCAGGGCCGGAACCGCCGTGCTGCTGGAGAACGGCGGCAACGACGCGCTGATCGTCGACGAGGGAGTCGACATCGGCTGGGCCGCCGAGCAGACGGCCCGCGCCGCCTTCGCGGAGACCGGCCAACGCCGAGCCTCCGTGGAACGTGTCTACGTCCACCGTGCGGTGGCGGCGGTCTTCCAACACCGGCTGGCCGCCGAGGCCGACCGGCTGGCCGCCGGTTCGGGCCGATTCGCCGAGACCTGGCCCAGCGATGACGAGCTGGGCCCGCTCGTCGATCGGCACAGTCGCGAACGGGTGCACGACCAGGTCAGCGAGGCGGTCGCACAGGGCGCCTGGGCACTCGCGGGCGGCCGGATTCCCCGCGGCCCCGGCGCCTACTACCCGGCGACGGTGTTGGCGGACTGCACCCCGCAGATGCGGGTGATGCGCGAGGAGACCTGCGGGCCGGTCGCGGCGCTGCGGGTCGTCGAGGACTTCGACCAGGCGTTGACCGAGGCGGCCCAGGATCGACACGGTCGGGCGGCCACGGTGCTCACCGCCTCGATGAGCCGGGCACAGCGGGCCTGGCGGGAGCTTCCGGTGGGGACGGTGCGGGTCAACTCGGTCGCCGGAGCGGGGCCGGGAAGCGACGTCCGACCCCGGCGTGGTTTCGGTACCGGCCTGAGCTTCGCCTTCGGTCCGGAACTACTGGATGAGATGACGGCGATGAAGGTGGTGCATCTAGGGCTGGCAGTGCCAGGAGAGCGTCCGATCAAGCGGGTTGTGACGGCGATGTACGGCGGCGAGGAGGAGCACGATGCATGA